One window of the Methylovirgula sp. HY1 genome contains the following:
- a CDS encoding efflux RND transporter periplasmic adaptor subunit: protein MPDHSGPTADATGQSGGPPQTRRRGPLIFAWGVVIVVAGLVGYGAWGQAQRRTAALETLRQQENMVPHVRTAAVKVTDAPRMLNLPGNIEAFDSAIIYARATGYIAKRNVDIGSKVHAGDVLAVIAAPDLDQQLAQARAQLVQMQAAIGQAHANMELAQRTNARTVQMVQQGWQSKQQGDTDRFTYVAQDAALKVAEANYKAQKAEVSRLEKLTGFEKVVAPFNGVISQRQIDVGSLVTANVSSGTALFSIVRSDVLRIQVYVPQDTALDIKDGQSAEVRVPEMPNRVFHGTVARNATALQPGTRTLLTEVDVNNSNETLLPGLYCTVQLAVPRRHPVITVPSQAVIFNKDGLSAAVDEDGMVRLRHLDVLADDGAEVEVRAGLNPTDRIILNPPIGVTDGMHVSSTNTPEEARAE from the coding sequence ATGCCTGATCACAGCGGCCCGACTGCGGACGCAACCGGACAGAGCGGCGGCCCGCCCCAAACACGGCGAAGAGGCCCCCTCATTTTCGCTTGGGGCGTCGTCATCGTCGTTGCCGGCCTCGTCGGCTATGGCGCGTGGGGCCAAGCCCAGCGTCGCACGGCCGCGCTCGAAACATTGCGGCAGCAGGAAAATATGGTGCCGCATGTGCGCACTGCCGCCGTCAAAGTGACGGACGCGCCGCGCATGCTGAATTTGCCCGGCAATATCGAAGCCTTCGACAGCGCGATCATCTATGCCCGTGCGACCGGTTATATTGCCAAGCGTAATGTCGATATCGGCAGCAAAGTCCATGCTGGTGACGTGCTCGCGGTCATCGCCGCCCCCGATCTCGATCAGCAGCTCGCCCAAGCTCGCGCTCAACTCGTTCAAATGCAGGCGGCGATCGGGCAAGCTCATGCCAATATGGAACTTGCGCAGCGAACCAATGCCCGTACCGTCCAGATGGTCCAGCAAGGCTGGCAGAGCAAACAGCAAGGCGACACGGATCGTTTCACTTACGTTGCGCAAGACGCGGCGTTGAAAGTGGCCGAAGCAAATTACAAGGCACAGAAGGCAGAGGTTTCCCGTCTCGAAAAGCTTACCGGATTCGAGAAAGTCGTGGCTCCATTCAATGGGGTGATCAGCCAGAGACAGATCGATGTCGGCAGTCTCGTCACCGCCAATGTGTCGAGCGGCACGGCGCTCTTTTCTATCGTGCGCAGCGACGTGTTGCGAATTCAGGTCTATGTTCCGCAGGATACCGCGCTCGACATCAAAGACGGCCAATCGGCGGAAGTCCGCGTGCCTGAAATGCCCAACCGAGTCTTTCACGGCACGGTGGCGCGCAACGCAACAGCTCTCCAGCCTGGAACCCGCACGTTGCTGACCGAAGTCGATGTCAATAATTCGAACGAGACATTGCTGCCGGGTCTCTATTGCACAGTGCAGCTAGCCGTTCCGCGCCGACACCCGGTGATCACCGTTCCATCGCAAGCGGTGATCTTCAATAAAGACGGTCTCAGTGCCGCGGTCGACGAAGATGGCATGGTGCGACTCCGCCATCTCGACGTTCTGGCCGATGATGGCGCGGAAGTCGAAGTGCGCGCCGGCCTCAATCCCACCGACCGGATCATTCTCAATCCGCCGATCGGCGTGACGGACGGCATGCACGTATCCTCTACGAATACACCGGAAGAGGCACGCGCCGAATAA
- a CDS encoding molybdopterin-binding protein — MKISGRNFIQGKIVDIQKGATTAHVHIEIAGGVVLTASITNESVEDLKLVKGMNAHALIKSSDVMIAVD, encoded by the coding sequence ATGAAGATTTCTGGACGCAATTTCATTCAAGGCAAGATCGTCGATATCCAGAAGGGCGCGACCACGGCGCATGTCCATATCGAGATCGCCGGCGGGGTCGTGCTGACCGCGTCGATCACCAATGAATCGGTCGAGGATCTCAAGCTCGTCAAAGGCATGAATGCTCATGCGCTCATTAAATCGTCCGATGTGATGATTGCGGTCGACTGA
- a CDS encoding phosphoribosyltransferase: MPFQDRAEAGKKLAVALMKYKEQNPVILALPRGGVPVAAEVAAALEAPLDLILVRKIGVPGHAELAMGAVVDGGAPITVRNEDIIEMAGVSEAEFAAARDRELAEVERRRQRYIKKPRVEIADQVTIVIDDGIATGATMRAALQATRLRMPKMLILAVPVGPTDTLAAMRAEADVVISVEDYESFGAIGAYYRDFRQVSDREVVAFLA; encoded by the coding sequence ATGCCTTTCCAAGATCGGGCAGAGGCCGGCAAAAAGCTTGCCGTGGCTCTAATGAAATATAAGGAACAGAATCCAGTCATTCTGGCGCTGCCGCGCGGTGGTGTCCCCGTGGCGGCGGAAGTCGCCGCAGCGCTCGAGGCGCCGCTCGATCTCATCCTCGTGCGCAAGATCGGCGTCCCGGGGCATGCGGAACTGGCTATGGGTGCCGTCGTTGACGGCGGCGCGCCGATCACTGTCCGCAACGAGGACATTATCGAAATGGCAGGGGTGAGCGAGGCCGAGTTTGCTGCGGCTCGCGACCGAGAGCTTGCTGAAGTTGAACGGCGGCGGCAGCGCTATATCAAGAAGCCACGGGTTGAGATCGCCGATCAGGTGACCATCGTCATCGATGACGGCATTGCGACGGGTGCGACCATGCGTGCAGCCCTGCAGGCAACGCGACTGCGTATGCCGAAAATGCTGATCCTCGCGGTGCCAGTCGGCCCCACCGACACGCTTGCGGCGATGCGGGCGGAAGCCGATGTTGTGATCAGTGTCGAAGATTATGAATCTTTCGGCGCGATCGGGGCCTATTATCGGGATTTTCGTCAGGTGTCCGATCGGGAGGTCGTCGCTTTTCTCGCGTGA